ttttttatcataaattcaacataattgtgaaaattattttaatattttaaaatgttcttaaaataatttttttatttgtttttatttttatatttatcttcataatctcttttcattttaaaaaaaatatcatatttttttattacaaagaCATCATACAATATATCACGaatattattaaaagaggctTCAAAATCACCAAAAGTATATCAATTATTATggtatattttttcatttacaacttattatattaatatttttgatatatattttgaaatatttttgtacactagttaatattgttatatatttaatttgtatatttaatattttttataaaatgtacaattattatatttattttaattttatttaggggcctatggttgtgacacatatttattttaagttatatttatttttagttatttatttatgtaggatATGGAATAGTTGAGAGattctataaacgaatttgtacttctacatcacatgaccagCCTAAGacttctcaatcaattaatgagcctactaatgagtctaatgttactgatcaaatagAAAATCAATCACGTGCTGAATTAAATTTAGATGATATTATTAGTGATCTGGGATTAAGGAAACCAATTGAGAAATTTGATATTGCTATTCGAGATCAAGCTCGAAGAGAATATGTACTTCGAGGGTCAATTAAATGGTCATTTGTATCCGAAAACATCTTTTGGTAATAATGAAATTAGCTTTCAAAAAAATTGGTATCcaaaatatacatggttagaatataacatatcaaaagatgcaacattttgtttttggtgttatGTTTTCaagcctttaaatagagaaaacgtaaatgatacatttataggagatgggtacaaaaattggaaaagggcaTTAAAAGATTCAATCATCATATGCGAACTttaaatagttgtcataataaagctagaattcaatttgaatcattttaagatcaaagacatagcgtgagaaacgttttacgtacacatggtcaAGATGCAATGAAGACCGTGAagactgatttgcgtaatcgaatgaGAGATGAATGGATtaatgatagtttagttgtatatgttgagaaaaatattttcttaacaattgaaaatgagcaaatattgcaatattttcaacaaatggaatctcgtagaataaatttgtcttcttttgtaccgactcatggacaagaataatttagtaattgtgcttgttagtattttgtaattgtgtttgttattatttttatgtaattatcgagtaaaattttaattagaaaatgcatttatttggacgccaaaaaaatgctacgttattatgtatttggcccccccgaTAATACATTTATGGGTCCGCCACTGCCCTGCCGACACGACCTCAATCCACTCAGTTAGTGTCACACTCAGTTAGTGTCACCTGAACACAAATGGAAGCATCGTATACATTGGCACTGCCCGAATTGATTTAGGCCAAgcctccaggattgaatgaacCATGGGTGGAAACATTTGAATTATCAAAGGTTTCAACCTTTAATGAATACAGTTGACCCTAGGGTAAGGGGCAAAAACATGTACTAAGACATgctaaataattgtttaatcatttacaaataaaaaatagtaatttttttttttaattatgttaaattgAAAACCATTACTTTGTACAaagtcatttatttttatatataataaattagagaataaataaatttaaatcccaaaatcattttctctttaactatataatatatatatagttaaacaAATGTTATGATGGGTTAAATGTGATTTCAGAGATTtatgaaaatttcatttattatttgattttctaatactaattatataaatataattaataacaaatctattattataatatacaaataatgttAAAGCAAACAAGCTAGTCAAAGTTGCAGGTTTTAGAACTCAGAATTCTAGGGTTTTTGTAGATCGATCGATCGGGATCCTAATAGAGTTGGATTTTTGTCACCATCGCCGGAAACTTTAATCGGAGAAGAAGCATTCAGATGGCGCCTCCTCTCGGTCCTTATTCAGGAACAAGCACCCTTGCTTTggtaaaatcattttctatacCTGTGTCCTAAACCAATTCTTATTTATCGAGCACACATATTTTACTGTATTATTGTTGGTGAATGATGATCAGGTTGCTCGCGCTTCCGCCTTCTCTTTCGGACTCGTTTATGGAAGCATCAAGCTCAAATACTTGAAGGTAACAACTTGTTTCATTACTATATGTTTGATGTTTCACTTTCGATCTTGTAATTATAAATGACCAAACAAAATGAATACCAACAGAGTCACCGTTTATGTGTCAATAATGCTTGATTGATGTTGAAATTGAATGATATTGGCTGCTGAATCTCCTATCTTGATGGGTGGGTTATTCACTTTCAGCCTAGAGATTAAATTCCTGTCATGCCTAGTAAAAATCTATGTTTTATTGTACTTGGTGGAGTGAATTTAGGAGATCAGCTCTAACAAAGCCCCTGTTTTGAGttaatcacataatttaggTTTGCGTTTACCTTGAATTTATGTTTAACTGAAAATTCTGTATTTGTTTTTGATTGATTCTTCAAAGAACTTAGGACTTTCGTGTTTCTTGGATATTGGTATTTGGTATTTTCCATAGAGATTGGTATAGGATGTGGACTGTGGTGGAGTAGTCAGTTAGTCCCATTTAGAAACACCTTCAGGAGCTGGATTTGAGTCTGAGTTTGCTTGATAAAACGTCGATAAATTCCCTTGAAAACAACTTTTTGTGAAGTATCTCGTTTAGATGTTGATTTAGATGAGACAATGTTCTGAAACATAACTTAATTAGACAcattttcataaatttgttaACATTTTCTCCTCTTAACCTAGCTCCAGCTacagaaagtgtttccaaacGTGGAAGCAGATAATAACCCCCATTATAAATCATGTTTTAAGAAGATTTGAAGTATAATATCTCAATTTCGATGAGAAATCGTCAAATTTGTAGGTGTACTGTattgtttttgtgttaaaaAGCTGTAGTATTGTTCATTTGGCAAATGAAGTTATGGCCCTTATGGGTAGATTATGATCCCACATTTACTAGAAACACAtattttttgtatataattGGATTTAAAGTTGAATCACAAGTTCATTTTTTGGTTAGAAAACAAGCTAGAATTATAAGTTGTATGAGATTACATATGAATAATTCATCTTATCATTACCAAAACAACTCAATTTctgcttcttttatttttaatcttctatGGAACTTATTCCGAATAAAAGCAGCAGTttctaaaattgttttttttaatgaactaTTGTCCATATGCTCTTTAACCCTGACCCAACAATTCTTCTTACCATTGTTTCAGGCTAAGGTGAAGTCGCATAAGAAAGCCGAGGCCAAGGTGCACCACTGAAGAAGAAATAGATTAGCAGAAGTCTCATGCTTTTTGTTTTTTCGGTTATGATAATAATGCATCATCAAAAGTAGAACTCTAATTCCTTCAGTCCAGTGATTTTGGAGAAGAGTGAAGATGCCTTGTTTGAAACTTAGATCAGAATTTTGTTAACAATGAATCTCAGTTTTGATAAGTAAAAATGCCCTATTTAGAAATtgataaagttaaaatttaaaataatttttgttttcatttgttACAAGACTGTTTTCtctattcaatttttttctggTTTCATTTTGTACAAGtcaatcacattttttttaaacataacaaATTGCATTACAGATTTATGGTTCTAGATTCTagataataaactaaaaatgaTAACACAAATCGaccattttatttttgtaatttatagTTGTGACTAGAATCTAGAACCATAAATCTGTAAGCGCGGTATTGAGAAAATTTGTGGCTAGGGTATTCTCCTTTTCTTTTTGCTAAACGGAGATAGATATTAGACAAGTTTGTAGATTCGCTCGATTGTTCTAAGAACAATCTAAGGATTCGCTCGATTGTTCTAAGAACAATCTAAGAATACCGTGCTTTTAGAAAGTTGGCTTGAATCCCCAAATGGTTCAAGAATTCTTGTAGCATCATTAGAGAAAAATGTTTTTTGGGTGAATAATctgttgatataattgatgcAACAGAAATGTGGGAAATGCGTGTTTTTGTCTTGGGTTACATTCCGATGAAGAAGTCTAACCCAAACataatttcaccttaatttgTTATTGCCGACAATGAGAGCTGCAGTTTTGTGGTAGTTTTTGAAGACTCTATCAACAATGAAACTAATGAATCGTGTAAATAATCATGAAATGGGATGATAATCTATTTGAATATGGTATTCCTTTACTGAATTTTGTATGAGTAGTGGACTTTCTAAATTTGGTTGAAGTTGAAGATTGTGTTTTTTTGACAATTGAGGTTTGTCAAAAACATAGATATCAATAGCAATATAATAAAGTTGTTCAAAATTGTAATTTGTGGACTTAGACAGAAAACAGTAAGATCCAGTTAAAAAGTCTAATTGTGGGTTAAAGCAAAAAGATTTTAAGATGATCTAAACAATAATgggtttcattttttttttttttaaaaatagaaatttgatcatttgaattttattgtaAGAGGGATACTACAGAAATGATTCTACACAAAAGTGTGAGGTGCTTTTTTATGAAtcataaacttttaattttgttttttcattttatcaTATAGTAAGTAGGAAAGGGTGGTTgaatttataagaattttgtGCATTAAGCAATCACTTTATATGATATGGTATTTTCAAAAGTGTTGTGCAATTATAAGTGGGAAGTGACTCTAGACTATGCATTGGTCTAGTTGGACCGATCTTGGAATGAATGAATTATCAGATAATGGAAGTCATAGATCAaaccaaatattaatatttgttcaattcctatttttatatcaaaatctatagaataagtgttttttttatttatgatatcttttaaaaaaagagaattattttgttgaaataagactattaaaatgtttgaatccCTTTTTAGTTTGAAAAAGAAGTTGGGTCTAAAGTGGCATAACTAagttggttttgggcttggtcAATATTCGAGAAAGTTGAGTGATAGTTTATCTTCGCTTTTTTTGAATCCAAGTTATTTCAAATCTTTTGTTTTGCAAAAAAATATTAGGAATTTTTTCTCATCATCAAATCACCACAAGAAGTTACGACAAACTGCGTCTACATTTTTTGTCGATGTTTAGGTAGAAGGTTGGTAGTCGACATTGCATAAGTGAGGATAGCTTGTAAAAAAAATAGGTAAGAAGTGATATTGTTGAGTATGTTAGTAATTTGGTTTTCTAACTTTGGAGTTTTTACTTTGTATGATTGATGAGAGTAAAAGCCCAAGTTAATTACCTAATTTGTGTTGTTttgagttatatatttttattgttttgttgaTAATAtcgttttttgtttttgaaaaaaataattgtcgCACTTGATTAAGGAGTCTTGCTAGATCGTCAAATTCTTTGAAAATGTACGAgaatgttttgattattgatATATTAGTGGAACTTGTAACGAGGATGTCATCATAAAAAAGAGTGAATGCACGAAAGATTTAGGTTAGAGATTGATATTCCTTTAAGAATTTTGAGACAATTAGAAACAAGTAATTAAAGAGATAGGGGTCTCCTTGTTTGATACTCTTTGTGAGATAATTGTAGATGATGGAGTATGGAGCATAaaggttttttttaaagatagaTACTCTTGTAAGTAGTGGCGGAACCGAACCGGGCCACTAGTATTTAGGCTGGTATTAAATAGATAGTATTAAGACAGAAATAATGTAATAGGTTGAATTTGCAGCATCAAGTGAAGTcgttgtagtatagtggtaagtATTCCCGCCTGTCACGCGGGTGACCCGGGTTCGATCCCCGGCAACGGcgtttcttttatcttttttttcataCCGCAGTCATGTCTATGATTTTCTTCAGCAAACTTAGTTGGTATGGCTTTCATATAGAATTCAGTATTAAATGTTGTTTCAACAAGTTTATTAAGTTTATGTGTAACCTAGTTGATTCATTGTTAATTGTCAACCATTTGTCATAAACTATCCTCCAAAACAATTTGGAgcttcattaattaatttggatagaattggtaaaaatatattcatgtaTTAGATCAATAAAAGGAATGCCACATCTTAATTTTAGGAGCATAATTTTGATATGGTCCAATTCAATACAATCGaaagttttttatatatcaatttttgcTGCAAACAAGTCATTTTGATTCGAAATAGCAAGTATTGAATTATTTGGTATTTCTCTTCCTTTGAGGAAAACAATTTCATTGAGGGATATGATTGAATTGAGGATTCATTTGAGTTTATTTGTAacgattttttaaattatcttcTAAGATACATTACAAAGACTAATATCCATGTAATGATCCATTATGTTGTGTTTCATTTTAAAGAATAAGTAATGTATGTGACATTTGTTTCTTTCAACATATGCCttgaagaaaataattgttGACCATATGGATGACATGTGAGTTGACTATGTACCAATTTTCTTTATAGGCTTTTGGCATGCCATCAAGCTCTAGGACATTGAAATCCCGAATATTTAAGATAGATTATTTGATTTCTTCAAACGTAGttatcaaaatcatgtttgCATTTTGTGCAATGGAGATATATGAATGAATTGTTTCGAAAGAAGGCTTTGACGCAAAGTTATGTAACAAAATCTCttaaaagtcatttttttactttatgaTATCTTTTCATCAAaaagaagattttttttgtttagttttggttgagataaaattattagaatgtTTGAATCCCTTTTTAGTtcgattttatttttgtctaaaAGGCATAACTATGTCTGTGTTGGGCTTGGCGAAGATTCGTGAAAGTTGAGTGATAATTTGTCGACTAGTTTTGTGATCAAACTATAATTATGGCGTTTACTTATTTTGAATCCATGTTATCTCTCATTTTTTGTTTTGCAAAAAGAACTCCACGACATTAGGATTTTTTTCTCATCATCAAAACCTCACAAGAAGTTACGACAGATCGcgtctattttattttgttaatgattttttaGAGAGGTTTGTGGTCGTTGCGTAAGTGGGTAAGTGAGGATATATAGCttgtaaaaaaattagagaagaaAGTGACTTTGTTGAGTGTGATAGGAATTTGGTTTTCCAACTTTGGAGCTCTTCATACTCATCtcaatctttaattttattttattttgagatgGAGTGTGAAAGGTCAAGGTAATTACctaattttgtgtttatttgagTTGGATGTTTTATTGATGCTTTGttcataatatgttttttttcaatttttgaaaAGATGATGGTGCTTTTAACATGATTGATTAAGGAGTCCTAAAAGATCGccaaattctttaaaaatatcCAAGAATGTTCTAATTGTTGATATATTAGTGGAACTTGTAAAGAGAATTTCATCAGTAAACAAGACTTGAGAGCATGAAGGATTTCTTTTAGAGATCGAGGAAATTTTTATTCTCGACTTCAATGATTTTCATAGTTAGAAATTCAATTACAATTAGAAACAAGTAGGGAGACTGCGAGATGCCACTTTGTAGGATAATTGTAGATGATGGAGTTTCCTTAACCAAATTTGAAACAAAGTAGAGAGCATAACATGTTTTTTTGGAGATCAATACTCTTATAATGATTTTGAGTTCTCCATTCTAGTGATTTTCCTAGTGGAAATTCAATTGCAATTAGAAATAAGTAGAAAGATATGGGGTTTCCTTGTCAAATACCTCAATGTGTCATAATTGTACATTATAATAGAGCTTCATTAACCAATTTGGATAGAAGTGGTAGAAATATATTCATGTATTAGATCAATGAATGGAGTGCATATCCTAATTTTATTTCAGGAGCATGATTTCAATAAGGTCCAATTCAATAcaatagaaaattttgaataagtCAATTTTTGCTGCAAACAtgacattttaatttgaaataacagttattgaatttcatttatgattcatgtatattaaaaatgataaaaaaaaaatcgttaaaACACACGACgacaataaaaaaatgagaacaaaaaaataaaataaaaattataaaacattaaaataagacAAGAATGTAAGCATATTACCCAACAAGTTATAGAGCACGTAGATCTTCAAAAGAATTATTAACTCATCAACCAACTTTACAGTTTTTACATaacgaaattaaaaaaatgtcataataataacgTTAATACTGacatgagaaaaaaataaaaaatcacaataaaaaaaataagaaaagaatataAACACGTTACTCAACCGATTATAGATCCTTAAGAAGAATTATTAACTCACCGACCGACACCACAGTCTTTTCAGAACgaatctcaaaatcatcataataatagcattattAATGATACGTACAGTCCACTAGAAAATAATCGGAAtagtaactcaaatatgtaggttTGTAATATCAGTCGCCCTAATCCAAACTTTTCAACAACTACCCAAGGACTTGAGCATCACCTAATCTCAATCATACTCCACAAAATAACTCTTTTGAGGAACTTTCTGTCCTAAATTTCTCTTCGTTTGAGGAAAACAACTTAATTGGAATATGATTGAATTGAAATGCATTTGAGTTTATTTgtaatgatttttgaaataattatagaCTAATATAAGTGGAATGCATGTGTCATTTTTGTTGTTTCTTTCAACATATATCAGAAGAAAAGAATTGTTGGATCATATGGATGACATATATATGAGTTGATtgtatttcaatattctttataaaattcTGCTAGAATACCATCTGGATCTAAGACTTTGAAATTCCCAATATTGAAGATAAGTTCTTTGATTTCTTCAAGTGTAAGTGTAGGGATCAAGATCTGCGATGaagatttatgaaaaaattgttTCAAAGGAAGGATTTGACACTATTTTATAGAAATTGTCTGTTTTTTCCAATTAAGAAAAACTTCTGCAGTTCTTCTTATATCTTAGTTCGAGTAGATTTgtttaattaacataaataagagaataatgaatttttttcagTGATTGAAAGAGCTAAGAATCATGAATTGGAAAAACTATGGTAGAGTTTGAAATCGGAAGACTTTCATAagataaataatgaattttcGATTTTTCAGTAAATAAATGATTTAGGTATGCATGCATCGATCCACTAGATCTACCATTAAAGAAGGAGTTGGAGAAGAAGATCAGGGAAAAAGAAGGATTTGTTAGATGaacattatcttttatttaaaaaactttgtTATAAATACTA
This is a stretch of genomic DNA from Impatiens glandulifera chromosome 4, dImpGla2.1, whole genome shotgun sequence. It encodes these proteins:
- the LOC124936764 gene encoding uncharacterized protein LOC124936764; this translates as MAPPLGPYSGTSTLALVARASAFSFGLVYGSIKLKYLKAKVKSHKKAEAKVHH